From the genome of Bombyx mori chromosome 16, ASM3026992v2, one region includes:
- the LOC101746806 gene encoding uncharacterized protein LOC101746806 has translation MSVIIRLQNLPWSANALDIRNFFRGLSIPEGGVHIVGGELGDAFIAFSTDEDARQAMMLDGGKIKEIQVKLLLSSRSEMHKVIETARQNVPLLSLATAAPTVSAVAPINVPQNNLAASSLTVHSSSILPTVTPFSAALGTNSLTNFGIPGLGNPQEIPQPAVIEPPPPLISPSNNKDDQFDDEREEEKTDRKRSREKDKRRSRSRSRSRDRKERKRDRRDRSRSRERRRRDRSRSRERRGRKRDRKDRSRSRDRSSSRRSRDRRNDRRSPGNAQEKMSDYTPSGDSTMPPVLPGLKNNINAPVTQGTTQTVQNGPLSSGNESIQTHRFTDPDIMDAYNKLQELGKKRNPNAFQGDQANGGGKMSAGRGGSTRGGYRRDGRVSRFDNEPQRGCCLVVRNAPNHTSYGDVRRFFPFMIDKHGIKMINDNTGRRTGTIYVRFCDARSKLLALQRKNNELKGVEVIVEDLDDETYETAVDSFLPYRDDNDDEEQSLATTETAGDVSQPPFNVLKLSDLPNFVKEHDIMKVFGDFSLTSIIINDCRVSRTKIAYVQFAKNEDARLALERKEKCIFGRRQATCVSVSTEEFEKVKSQNEKMSNVQVNTENNAEETAPAPRDPRQRRADLPPAVQPAPFFAPPFVPPQSFPPVAFGSPQFSGFPGGSVDPRTAAKNWAQRPQFQPRAETSIPAPKVAISTEMDDAPLDCVLMKGLPRGATDRTIVTFLADTGAVPARIHLMLDTNGLPSGDCFCEFRSAQEARMAAAKHGKDLEGCRITVDLVPRSVVEEALEGPKQPEPSLLGNGPPPPFFAQMRGGFPPRGPFRGTRGFERGGFDRGGFGHRGGFDQSMNSFDQSRGGFRGRGGFQERGRGFDRGRGRGFGRGGSGGFENGREDDQDPALQDFGAPGCVVSMENVPFRATIDEILQFFSEFELSHDDVIRRYNERGQPTGDARVAFRTPFDATRAVKTHHLDTIHERRITLNIL, from the coding sequence tacCGATGAAGATGCGCGTCAAGCCATGATGCTCGATGGTGGAAAAATCAAAGAAATCCAAGTGAAACTTTTACTTAGTTCCCGTTCGGAAATGCACAAAGTCATAGAGACCGCTCGTCAGAATGTTCCTCTCCTCAGTCTTGCGACTGCAGCACCTACTGTTTCCGCGGTAGCCCCGATCAACGTCCCACAAAACAATTTAGCTGCTTCCTCTTTGACTGTTCACTCGAGTTCGATACTACCCACCGTGACACCATTCTCAGCAGCCCTCGGCACTAATTCGCTCACCAATTTCGGGATTCCGGGTCTAGGAAATCCTCAAGAAATTCCTCAACCTGCCGTCATTGAGCCTCCGCCGCCCCTCATCAGTCCGAGCAATAATAAAGACGATCAATTCGATGATGAAAGAGAGGAAGAAAAAACCGATAGAAAACGCAGCCGCGAAAAAGACAAACGCAGATCCCGGTCGCGTTCCAGATCCCGCGATCGGAAGGAAAGGAAGCGGGATCGTCGGGACCGTTCTCGCTCGAGGGAACGCCGGCGCCGTGACCGAAGTCGCAGTCGGGAACGAAGAGGGCGCAAGCGAGATAGGAAGGATCGGAGCCGCTCCAGAGACCGGTCCTCGTCTCGTCGATCACGGGACCGCCGCAACGACAGACGGTCTCCAGGCAATGCTCAAGAGAAGATGTCAGACTATACCCCGTCGGGAGATTCAACGATGCCGCCAGTACTGCCtggcttaaaaaataatataaacgcTCCCGTAACTCAGGGGACGACGCAAACAGTGCAAAACGGACCGCTAAGTTCCGGTAACGAATCCATTCAAACACATCGATTCACTGATCCCGATATTATGGACGCTTATAACAAGCTTCAGGAACTTGGCAAGAAGCGGAACCCGAACGCGTTCCAAGGTGATCAGGCCAACGGAGGGGGGAAAATGAGTGCGGGACGCGGGGGGAGCACGCGCGGTGGCTACAGGCGAGACGGTCGCGTTTCACGGTTCGATAATGAGCCGCAGCGTGGCTGTTGTCTCGTCGTCAGAAACGCGCCCAACCACACCAGCTACGGCGACGTCCGGCGTTTCTTCCCTTTCATGATCGACAAGCATGGCATCAAAATGATCAACGACAACACGGGTCGTCGGACCGGTACAATTTACGTACGCTTTTGCGACGCGCGCTCCAAGCTCCTCGCGTTACAACGTAAAAACAATGAGCTGAAGGGGGTCGAGGTGATCGTTGAGGATTTGGATGACGAGACTTACGAAACCGCCGTCGACTCGTtcctgccgtaccgagacgacAACGACGATGAAGAACAGAGTCTCGCTACTACAGAAACGGCCGGAGATGTCTCTCAGCCGCCATTCAACGTCCTCAAACTTTCGGACTTGCCTAATTTCGTAAAAGAGCACGACATAATGAAGGTCTTTGGGGACTTCTCGCTCACGTCGATAATCATCAACGACTGCCGCGTTTCTCGCACAAAAATCGCCTACGTTCAATTCGCAAAGAACGAGGATGCGAGACTCGCTCTAGAGCGGAAAGAAAAGTGCATTTTCGGTAGACGGCAAGCAACCTGCGTTTCGGTGTCCACTGAGGAATTCGAAAAGGTAAAAtcacaaaatgaaaaaatgtcCAATGTACAGGTTAACACAGAGAATAATGCGGAAGAGACAGCCCCCGCGCCCCGCGATCCCCGCCAGCGCCGCGCCGACTTGCCCCCCGCCGTCCAGCCTGCACCGTTCTTCGCACCACCCTTTGTTCCCCCGCAGTCGTTCCCGCCGGTGGCTTTCGGATCACCGCAGTTCAGCGGATTCCCTGGGGGCTCTGTAGATCCTCGCACGGCCGCCAAGAACTGGGCACAACGACCCCAGTTCCAGCCTCGAGCAGAAACGTCGATCCCGGCACCCAAAGTTGCCATCTCGACGGAAATGGACGACGCGCCACTCGACTGCGTACTTATGAAGGGTCTCCCCCGCGGCGCCACAGATCGCACCATCGTCACGTTCCTGGCGGACACCGGAGCCGTCCCGGCGAGGATACATCTCATGCTCGACACCAACGGACTGCCTTCCGGAGACTGCTTCTGCGAATTCCGCTCGGCACAAGAAGCTAGGATGGCGGCGGCAAAACATGGAAAGGACCTCGAAGGCTGCCGCATCACGGTAGACCTCGTCCCGCGAAGTGTCGTCGAAGAGGCATTAGAAGGACCTAAGCAGCCGGAGCCCTCGTTGCTCGGAAACGGTCCGCCGCCTCCGTTCTTCGCACAGATGCGCGGAGGATTTCCACCACGCGGACCTTTTCGGGGAACCCGAGGGTTCGAACGCGGAGGCTTCGACCGAGGAGGGTTCGGTCACCGCGGTGGCTTCGATCAGTCAATGAACAGCTTCGATCAGAGTCGCGGCGGGTTCAGAGGCCGCGGCGGCTTCCAGGAGCGCGGACGGGGATTTGACAGAGGGCGGGGTCGCGGATTCGGTCGCGGTGGGAGCGGCGGCTTCGAGAACGGACGCGAAGACGACCAGGACCCGGCGCTGCAAGATTTCGGCGCGCCGGGCTGCGTCGTCTCCATGGAGAATGTGCCGTTCCGCGCGACCATCGACGAGATCCTGCAGTTCTTCTCGGAGTTCGAGTTGTCGCACGACGACGTGATAAGGCGGTACAACGAGCGCGGGCAGCCGACGGGCGACGCGCGTGTCGCCTTCCGGACGCCCTTCGACGCGACGCGCGCCGTCAAGACGCACCACCTCGACACGATCCACGAGCGCCGGATCACCCTCAACATCCTCTAG